In one window of Anaeromusa acidaminophila DSM 3853 DNA:
- a CDS encoding DUF190 domain-containing protein yields the protein MVKISGQAQRLRVYVGESDRYQGQPVYHAIVAKAKALDLAGASVFRGLEGFGANSRIHTSRLVELSSDLPIVVELVDSEEYIAKLLPFLDEAVGQGMVTLENIEVVHYRHNDGKEKIR from the coding sequence ATGGTGAAAATTAGCGGGCAGGCTCAGCGTTTGCGCGTGTATGTGGGAGAGTCGGATCGGTATCAAGGACAGCCTGTATACCATGCCATTGTCGCGAAGGCCAAGGCGCTGGATTTGGCTGGCGCTTCGGTGTTTCGCGGCTTGGAGGGCTTTGGCGCCAATAGCCGGATTCATACATCGCGTTTGGTAGAGCTATCTAGTGATTTGCCGATTGTGGTGGAACTAGTAGATAGCGAAGAATACATCGCCAAGCTGCTGCCATTTTTGGATGAAGCCGTAGGGCAGGGCATGGTAACCTTGGAGAACATCGAAGTGGTTCATTATCGCCACAACGACGGCAAGGAGAAAATACGATGA
- the crcB gene encoding fluoride efflux transporter CrcB: MSMALDLAIIAFGGGMGAVTRYLVTIWAAERFGSAFPYGTLLVNVAGSFIIGLFMTLFLERLELDPQWRLFISVGFLGGLTTFSSFSYETLRLVQEGAMSQAFANAGSNVILCLASTWAGFFCARLW; this comes from the coding sequence ATGAGCATGGCCTTGGATCTGGCGATTATCGCTTTTGGCGGCGGGATGGGGGCTGTGACGCGGTACTTGGTTACCATTTGGGCGGCGGAGCGTTTTGGCAGCGCTTTTCCCTATGGAACGTTGTTGGTAAATGTGGCCGGTTCCTTTATTATCGGGTTATTTATGACCCTGTTTTTAGAACGATTGGAATTGGATCCGCAATGGCGTTTATTTATATCCGTAGGCTTTCTAGGCGGTCTGACAACCTTTTCTTCCTTTAGCTATGAAACGCTGCGGTTGGTCCAGGAAGGGGCTATGAGTCAGGCCTTCGCCAATGCAGGCAGCAATGTGATCCTTTGCTTGGCATCTACTTGGGCGGGCTTTTTCTGCGCACGTCTGTGGTAG